The Alkalispirochaeta americana genome segment GAAATCCATCTTTGGCAGGGCAGAAGCGTTCTTCATGTCACTGAACTCAAAGAGGATCATATCCTTGATCACCGGTGCCAGGGTATAGCCGTTTTTCCCTTTTATCAGATACTCATCCCAGCTCTGGGGGGCCTTCTCGCGGGGAAAAACGAGGTTCGGTGCCGTGGATATCTTGAGCAGATCCGTGTCTCCAGCCCAAATTTTGATTTGTCTCTCCGGGTAGCGGCGCCGAAGCATCACAGCAATACTATAGGCCTCGTGACCATCTCCGCATCCTGGGTTCCAGACGTGTATAATTGAGGATTCCACCTCAGGAAGCGCCGATGCCAGCTTCTCCATGTACCGGTCATCCCAAAAGGCACCGGTCTGGTGGGAATGGAAAGGCTTCAGAAAATCCAGCGAATCCTCAAGATCGGCAAGTTGGGGATCCTTTCCTTGATCTTTTCGTGAATCCTGCCATTCATTCAAGCGCCCGGAAAACCAGTGCTCGTTGACTGGTGAAACATAAAACTTGGAAAAGGCCTGAAGCCCCTCGATAATAAAATCTCGTGTTATCTGATCGGCCGATCTTGTTTTGCCATCTTCACTCGAGCCTTGGGGACTCTTTTGATGGTGAAAGGATTGGGCAGATTTTGAGACCGGCGCAGCAAAGGCACGCTCCTCCGAGGTTGATTGGCTCTCTTCCTCGTCGCGGCTGAAAATCCTGTCCACATCGAGGATAATATAGAGACGACCATCGTACTCGGCAACACCGCTGATAAACTTGATGTTGATATCGCCAAAGATCGGATGAGGCGGTTGAACCTGAGCGGAAGATATTCCAACGACCTTGTCGATCGAGTCGACGATGACTCCCAACATATTTGTTTCCAGCCGGAGAATCAAGCCGTTCTCAGCCTGGTCTTCAGCCTTTTGCTCTGCCGGGAGATTGAACATCAGCCGAAGGTCGATGATGGAAATAATGTCACCCCGGAGGTTGTAGACACCACGGACATAGGGAGCGGTATTTGGCACATAGGTAAACTGGGTGAATTTTGCAATTTCCTTCACCCGCATGATATCGATGCCGTAGTCCTTCCCCCCCAGAGTGAAGGTGACCATCTTGAAATCTATGACTTCCTGTGCCAAATGTTTCTGATCGCTCTCACTCGAAGACTTTTCAATCGTATTCGTTGTTGCCATTATCCTCTCCGGTCAGGATCCAATTTTGAGTTCCCGCTGGGCCCGTTCTTCCTTCTCCCT includes the following:
- a CDS encoding chemotaxis protein CheW, which codes for MATTNTIEKSSSESDQKHLAQEVIDFKMVTFTLGGKDYGIDIMRVKEIAKFTQFTYVPNTAPYVRGVYNLRGDIISIIDLRLMFNLPAEQKAEDQAENGLILRLETNMLGVIVDSIDKVVGISSAQVQPPHPIFGDINIKFISGVAEYDGRLYIILDVDRIFSRDEEESQSTSEERAFAAPVSKSAQSFHHQKSPQGSSEDGKTRSADQITRDFIIEGLQAFSKFYVSPVNEHWFSGRLNEWQDSRKDQGKDPQLADLEDSLDFLKPFHSHQTGAFWDDRYMEKLASALPEVESSIIHVWNPGCGDGHEAYSIAVMLRRRYPERQIKIWAGDTDLLKISTAPNLVFPREKAPQSWDEYLIKGKNGYTLAPVIKDMILFEFSDMKNASALPKMDFIFCRDGLSFLRPDERKKQIAIFEETMKPAGLLILGDNENLLEDGAWEPSDDFISMFRYR